One part of the Eucalyptus grandis isolate ANBG69807.140 chromosome 10, ASM1654582v1, whole genome shotgun sequence genome encodes these proteins:
- the LOC120289143 gene encoding ABC transporter B family member 21-like gives MGVISQESVLFNETNRANTAYGKDRDGAEQEILAASELAHAHVFISGLQQATSVLDTESEKTVQETLDRVMVHRTTRVVAHRLSTIKIADVIVVIKSGVIAEQGKHKTLIYIKDGLYGSVVALHTSGSPAQLIRLKVC, from the exons ATGGGTGTGATCAGCCAAGAATCGGTTTTATTCAACGAGACAAATCGGGCCAACACAGCTTATGGAAAGGATAGAGATGGTGCCGAGCAAGAAATACTCGCCGCATCAGAATTAGCACACGCCCACGTGTTCATTAGTGGATTGCAACAG GCTACGAGTGTGCTAGATACAGAATCTGAGAAGACGGTTCAAGAGACATTGGACCGCGTCATGGTGCACCGAACCACACGCGTGGTGGCTCATAGGTTATCCACAATCAAGATTGCAGATGTGATCGTGGTAATTAAAAGCGGAGTTATTGCTGAGCAAGGAAAGCACAAGACTTTGATCTACATCAAGGATGGTCTCTATGGATCCGTGGTTGCCCTACACACTAGTGGCAGTCCCGCACAGCTCATTAGGCTTAAAGTTTGTTGA